From a single Sinomonas atrocyanea genomic region:
- the ybeY gene encoding rRNA maturation RNase YbeY — MSIEVNNESGLEVDAEALVRLARFVFDRLWLHPQTELSILLVDEEAMERLHLELMDEPGPTDVLSVPMDELTPGAPGRPTPQGMLGDIAICPQVAAQQAERGGHAADDELLLLATHGILHLLGFDHAEPEEREEMFTLQRELLTEFLGRPAPSETVA, encoded by the coding sequence GTGAGCATCGAAGTCAACAACGAGTCCGGCCTCGAGGTCGACGCCGAAGCCCTCGTCCGCCTCGCCCGGTTCGTGTTCGACCGCCTGTGGCTCCATCCGCAGACCGAACTCTCGATCCTTCTCGTCGACGAGGAGGCGATGGAGCGGCTGCACCTGGAGCTCATGGACGAGCCCGGCCCCACGGACGTGCTCTCGGTGCCCATGGATGAGCTCACGCCCGGCGCCCCGGGACGGCCCACCCCCCAGGGCATGCTCGGGGACATCGCGATCTGCCCCCAGGTCGCGGCCCAGCAGGCCGAGCGCGGGGGGCACGCGGCCGACGACGAGCTGCTCCTGCTCGCGACCCACGGCATCCTTCACCTGCTCGGCTTCGACCACGCGGAGCCGGAGGAGCGGGAGGAGATGTTCACGCTCCAGCGCGAGCTGCTCACCGAATTCCTCGGGCGGCCGGCACCGAGCGAGACGGTGGCGTGA
- a CDS encoding hemolysin family protein has product MTPAFLLVLALVFVVLAGFLAAAEAALAFLPRHDAEERIEEGHAAALARVLADPVPHLHALRFWRIWFETAAAVAVAVLVHSWLDNVWLAGLAATVVMALIGFLLVGVSPRQLGRQHALPIAAASAPLLSGLRAVLGPVPGWLVRLGSAATGTDPGHEEATYTATELREFVERSSDTEDLEDEQAELLQSVFELGETLVRAVMVPRTDIVAIESGSTLRQSMSLFLRSGCSRVPVFRESLDDVSGILYLKDVAARLHEAPGAEREAVDSLARAPRFVPESKPVDELLKELQRESTHLAIVVDEYGGTAGLVTLEDLIEELVGEIVDEYDDDEPEVLDLGDGRFRVTARMGLDDLGELFDADLEDDEVETVGGLLAKGLGRVPIVGSTAEIHGIRLTAERRIGRRNRISHILAERAEPTTTTENNDEAGNTHG; this is encoded by the coding sequence GTGACGCCCGCCTTCCTCCTCGTCCTCGCCCTCGTCTTCGTCGTCCTCGCGGGATTCCTCGCCGCCGCTGAGGCAGCGCTCGCGTTCCTCCCGCGCCATGACGCGGAGGAGCGGATCGAGGAAGGCCACGCCGCCGCCCTCGCGCGGGTCCTGGCCGATCCGGTGCCGCACCTGCACGCCCTGCGGTTCTGGCGCATCTGGTTCGAGACGGCCGCGGCGGTGGCCGTCGCCGTCCTCGTCCACAGCTGGCTGGACAATGTCTGGCTCGCAGGCCTCGCGGCCACCGTCGTCATGGCGCTCATCGGCTTCCTGCTCGTCGGCGTGTCGCCGCGCCAGCTCGGGCGCCAGCACGCGCTGCCGATCGCCGCGGCGTCCGCGCCGCTCCTGAGCGGCCTCCGGGCGGTCCTCGGGCCTGTCCCGGGGTGGCTCGTCCGGCTCGGCAGCGCCGCCACCGGCACCGACCCGGGCCACGAGGAGGCCACCTACACCGCTACCGAGCTGCGCGAATTCGTCGAACGCTCCAGTGACACCGAGGACCTCGAGGACGAGCAGGCCGAGCTGCTCCAGTCGGTGTTCGAACTGGGCGAGACCCTCGTGCGGGCCGTCATGGTGCCGCGGACCGACATCGTCGCGATCGAGTCCGGCTCGACCCTGCGCCAGTCGATGTCGCTCTTCCTGAGGTCCGGCTGCTCGCGGGTGCCGGTGTTCCGGGAGAGCCTCGACGACGTCAGCGGGATCCTCTACCTCAAGGACGTCGCTGCGCGGCTCCACGAGGCCCCCGGCGCGGAGCGCGAGGCTGTCGACTCGCTGGCGCGAGCGCCGCGGTTCGTGCCCGAGTCCAAGCCCGTCGACGAGCTGCTGAAGGAACTGCAGCGCGAGTCGACGCATCTGGCCATCGTCGTCGACGAATACGGCGGCACCGCGGGCCTGGTCACGCTCGAGGACCTCATCGAGGAACTCGTGGGCGAGATCGTCGACGAGTACGACGACGACGAGCCCGAGGTCCTCGACCTGGGCGACGGGCGGTTCCGTGTCACCGCCCGCATGGGCCTCGACGACCTCGGCGAGCTGTTCGACGCCGACCTCGAGGACGACGAGGTGGAGACGGTAGGCGGACTCCTCGCCAAGGGCCTGGGCCGCGTGCCGATCGTGGGCAGCACCGCCGAGATCCACGGAATCCGGCTGACCGCGGAGCGGAGGATCGGGCGCCGGAACAGGATCAGCCACATCCTGGCCGAGCGCGCCGAACCGACCACGACAACTGAGAACAACGACGAGGCAGGGAACACCCATGGCTGA
- a CDS encoding GerMN domain-containing protein gives MALRAGLGSRRRRGALALAAALLAAGLPLTGCTAAGTPQPSIAAGSTAGPTSGMTPASAPLETSQTSAKAPVYWLGRARDGVYLYREFRDADSRDNPIATALRIMMSQKPLDPHYFSPWQSPKKLAASVSGRNYITVDVSDDAFNTGVDEPTAQLAVQQLVYTATAAAASSGLVDAGQPISVMLLVDGRTSQLAFQRVQLGQLMQRDPSMIAPVWIIDPQEGSRLKGSLKVFGRATQPDKPFAWQVLRHDAQGNRSVYVSGTVTSGHDAGHVGEFTFAVNLPPGDYEVRILPAEDASPSATSSTSAWDSKSFTITG, from the coding sequence ATGGCACTTCGAGCTGGGCTGGGGAGCCGGCGCCGACGCGGCGCCCTGGCGCTTGCTGCCGCGCTCCTCGCCGCGGGCCTGCCGCTGACGGGCTGCACGGCCGCCGGCACTCCGCAGCCGAGCATCGCGGCCGGCTCGACGGCGGGTCCCACCAGCGGGATGACCCCGGCCTCTGCCCCGCTCGAGACGTCCCAGACCTCGGCGAAGGCGCCGGTGTACTGGCTGGGCCGGGCCCGGGACGGCGTCTACCTCTACCGGGAGTTCCGCGACGCCGATTCCCGGGACAACCCCATCGCGACCGCGCTGCGGATCATGATGTCGCAGAAGCCGCTCGACCCCCACTACTTCAGCCCCTGGCAGTCGCCGAAGAAGCTTGCCGCGTCCGTCTCCGGGCGGAACTACATCACGGTCGACGTCTCGGACGACGCCTTCAACACCGGAGTCGACGAGCCGACGGCCCAGCTCGCGGTCCAGCAGCTGGTCTACACCGCGACAGCGGCGGCTGCCAGCTCGGGGCTCGTCGACGCCGGCCAGCCGATCTCGGTCATGCTCCTGGTCGACGGCCGGACCTCCCAGCTCGCGTTCCAGCGCGTCCAGCTGGGGCAGCTCATGCAGCGGGACCCCTCGATGATCGCCCCGGTGTGGATCATCGATCCGCAGGAGGGCAGCAGGCTCAAGGGTTCGCTCAAGGTCTTCGGCAGGGCCACCCAGCCGGACAAGCCGTTCGCGTGGCAGGTCCTGCGGCACGACGCGCAGGGGAACCGGTCGGTGTACGTCAGCGGGACGGTGACCTCGGGCCATGACGCCGGGCACGTGGGCGAATTCACCTTCGCGGTGAACCTTCCGCCCGGGGACTACGAGGTCCGGATCCTGCCGGCCGAGGACGCCTCGCCCTCGGCGACCTCGAGCACCTCGGCCTGGGACTCGAAGTCGTTCACCATCACCGGCTAG
- a CDS encoding DUF3097 domain-containing protein, producing the protein MDRLSYDSWGPADLAAPSRAELPLVPAEPGLVLEDAESGWVGAVVRVEKSGGMHVMSLEDRRGRTRSFQLGFGFLLDGHPVRVGPPAPRTQPAPPARTASGSVRVEGMRAQVAKASRVWVEGKHDAELVEKVWGDDLRVEGIVVEPLHGVDDLAGAVEAFGPGPGRKLGIIVDHLVEGSKESRIVAEAMAVPGAAGNVLVVGHPYVDVWQAIKPSVLGIPAWPTVPRGVDWKTGILKAFGWPHSTAEDVGLGWQKLLGAVRTYADLEPSLLGRVEEVIDFLTA; encoded by the coding sequence GTGGACCGACTCAGCTATGACTCCTGGGGGCCGGCCGACCTCGCTGCCCCCTCCCGTGCCGAACTGCCCCTCGTCCCCGCCGAGCCCGGGCTCGTCCTCGAGGACGCCGAGAGCGGGTGGGTGGGTGCCGTGGTCCGCGTGGAGAAGTCCGGGGGCATGCACGTGATGAGCCTCGAAGACCGGCGCGGGCGGACGCGCTCGTTCCAGCTCGGGTTCGGGTTCCTCCTCGACGGCCATCCCGTCCGTGTCGGACCGCCGGCCCCGAGGACCCAGCCCGCGCCCCCGGCCCGCACCGCGTCCGGCTCCGTCCGCGTCGAGGGGATGCGCGCGCAGGTGGCCAAGGCGAGCCGGGTCTGGGTCGAGGGCAAGCATGACGCCGAGCTCGTGGAGAAGGTGTGGGGCGACGACCTCCGCGTCGAGGGGATCGTCGTCGAACCCCTGCACGGGGTCGACGACCTCGCCGGGGCCGTCGAGGCGTTCGGCCCAGGACCGGGCCGGAAGCTCGGGATCATCGTCGACCACCTGGTCGAGGGCTCGAAGGAGTCGCGCATCGTGGCCGAGGCGATGGCGGTGCCCGGGGCCGCCGGGAACGTGCTCGTCGTCGGCCACCCCTATGTGGACGTCTGGCAGGCCATCAAGCCCTCGGTGCTCGGCATCCCCGCCTGGCCCACCGTCCCGCGGGGCGTGGACTGGAAGACCGGGATCCTCAAGGCCTTCGGGTGGCCGCACAGCACCGCGGAGGACGTCGGGCTCGGCTGGCAGAAGCTCCTGGGAGCGGTGCGCACCTACGCCGACCTCGAGCCTTCCCTGCTGGGCCGCGTCGAGGAGGTCATCGACTTCCTGACCGCCTGA
- a CDS encoding DUF4870 domain-containing protein: MAEYPKDPRSTAGQDNGATVPAPLTASEDRQWATLAHFGGILGFVPSLLIYLVFKDRGPFTAQESKEALNFTLPPTVAAVVLNLLGYIPFVGSVFSVLATLLWIALTVFSVTAGIQVNRGQPYQYRYNLHLIK, from the coding sequence GTGGCCGAGTACCCGAAGGACCCCCGCAGCACCGCCGGACAGGACAACGGTGCCACGGTCCCCGCGCCGCTGACGGCGTCCGAGGACCGGCAATGGGCGACCCTCGCGCATTTCGGCGGCATCCTCGGCTTCGTCCCGTCGCTGCTGATCTACCTCGTCTTCAAGGACCGCGGCCCCTTCACCGCGCAGGAATCGAAGGAAGCGCTGAACTTCACGCTGCCGCCCACGGTCGCGGCGGTCGTGCTCAACCTGCTCGGGTACATTCCCTTCGTCGGGAGCGTGTTCTCCGTCCTCGCGACGCTGCTCTGGATCGCGCTCACCGTGTTCTCGGTTACGGCGGGCATCCAGGTCAACCGCGGGCAGCCGTACCAGTACCGCTACAACCTGCACCTCATCAAGTGA
- the era gene encoding GTPase Era yields MAEKTEGHGAPDYRAGFAVLVGRPNAGKSTLTNALVGQKVAITSAKPQTTRHTIRGIVHREDGQLILVDTPGLHRPRTLLGQRLNDLVAETLSEVDAIGFCIPANERIGPGDKYIANQLAAVPRKPIVALVTKADLVDRAQLTEQLLAVDALGREVLGGEGWADVVPVSGQDGYQVSTVADVLIGHMPPSPPLYPDGELTDEPEAVMVAELIREAALEGVRDELPHSLAVVVEEIVPREGRSEDNPLLDVRVNLFVERPSQKAIIIGKGGARLREVGTAARRGIEALLGTRIYLDLHVKVAKDWQRDPKQLGRLGF; encoded by the coding sequence ATGGCTGAGAAGACCGAGGGGCACGGCGCCCCCGACTACCGCGCCGGATTCGCCGTGCTCGTGGGGCGCCCCAATGCGGGCAAGTCGACACTGACCAACGCGCTCGTGGGCCAGAAGGTGGCGATCACCTCGGCGAAGCCCCAGACGACGCGGCACACGATCCGCGGCATCGTCCACCGCGAGGACGGCCAGCTGATCCTCGTGGACACCCCCGGGCTCCACCGCCCGCGGACCCTGCTGGGCCAGCGGCTGAACGACCTCGTGGCCGAGACCCTCTCGGAGGTCGACGCGATCGGGTTCTGCATCCCCGCGAACGAGCGGATCGGCCCGGGCGACAAGTACATCGCCAACCAGCTCGCCGCCGTCCCGCGCAAGCCGATCGTCGCCCTCGTCACCAAGGCCGACCTCGTCGACCGCGCCCAGCTGACCGAGCAGCTCCTCGCCGTCGACGCCCTCGGCCGCGAGGTCCTCGGCGGCGAGGGCTGGGCCGACGTCGTTCCCGTGTCCGGGCAGGACGGGTACCAGGTCTCCACCGTGGCAGACGTGCTGATCGGCCACATGCCGCCCTCGCCGCCGCTGTACCCGGACGGTGAGCTCACGGACGAGCCCGAGGCGGTCATGGTCGCCGAGCTCATCCGCGAGGCGGCCCTCGAGGGGGTGCGCGACGAGCTCCCGCACTCCCTCGCCGTCGTGGTGGAGGAGATCGTGCCGCGGGAGGGGCGCAGCGAGGACAATCCCCTCCTCGATGTCCGGGTGAACCTGTTCGTCGAACGTCCCTCGCAGAAGGCGATCATCATCGGCAAGGGCGGCGCGCGGCTGCGCGAGGTCGGGACCGCGGCGCGCCGCGGCATCGAGGCCCTCCTCGGGACGCGGATCTACCTGGACCTGCACGTCAAGGTCGCCAAGGACTGGCAGCGGGACCCCAAGCAGCTGGGCCGGCTCGGGTTCTAG
- the hrcA gene encoding heat-inducible transcriptional repressor HrcA, with translation MNEPRKLEVLRAIVEDYVHYREPVGSKALVERHRLGVSSATIRNDMAALEDDGLITAPHTSAGRVPTDKGYRVFVDHLAAVRPLSAAEKQAIQTLLGGADDLDDVLERTVRLLSQLTNQVAVVQYPQLGRAKVRHVEAVSMAPRQVLLVLIADTGTVEQRVHTVSEDVDRDRLAYLRQRFLEGLAGTAVGRLAAGAAEVVASLAPQDQRLGAELAHGLGTLAEASREDRMVMAGTAYLARSNSDFLQSISPVLEALEEQVVLLRLLSEMAADPRGVTVTIGRENPYVGLAETSVVATGYGQDDGPKLGILGPTRMDYPATMAAVRAVARYLSKIIAGS, from the coding sequence ATGAACGAGCCCCGCAAGCTGGAGGTCCTGCGGGCGATCGTGGAGGACTACGTCCACTACCGCGAGCCCGTCGGGTCCAAGGCGCTCGTGGAACGCCACCGGCTCGGCGTCTCGAGCGCCACCATCCGCAATGACATGGCCGCCCTCGAGGACGACGGCCTCATCACGGCCCCCCACACGAGCGCCGGCCGCGTGCCGACCGACAAGGGCTACCGGGTCTTCGTGGACCACCTCGCTGCGGTGCGGCCGCTGTCCGCCGCGGAGAAGCAGGCGATCCAGACGCTCCTGGGCGGTGCGGACGACCTGGACGACGTGCTCGAGCGCACCGTCAGGCTCCTGTCCCAGCTGACCAACCAGGTCGCCGTCGTGCAGTACCCCCAGCTGGGCCGCGCCAAGGTGCGACACGTCGAAGCGGTGTCCATGGCCCCGCGCCAGGTCCTGCTCGTCCTCATCGCCGACACCGGCACCGTCGAGCAGCGGGTGCACACCGTCAGCGAGGACGTTGACCGCGACAGGCTCGCGTACCTGAGGCAGCGGTTCCTCGAGGGGCTGGCCGGGACGGCCGTGGGACGGCTCGCGGCCGGGGCGGCGGAGGTCGTCGCCTCGCTCGCTCCGCAGGACCAGCGGCTCGGCGCCGAACTGGCCCACGGCCTCGGCACCCTCGCAGAGGCGAGCCGCGAGGACCGCATGGTGATGGCGGGCACCGCCTACCTCGCGAGGTCCAACAGCGACTTCCTCCAGAGCATCTCACCCGTGCTCGAAGCGCTCGAGGAACAGGTGGTCCTGCTGCGGCTCCTCTCGGAGATGGCGGCCGATCCCCGCGGCGTCACCGTGACGATCGGCCGGGAGAACCCGTATGTCGGCCTGGCCGAGACCTCGGTCGTCGCGACCGGCTACGGGCAGGACGACGGACCGAAGCTCGGCATCCTCGGCCCCACACGCATGGACTATCCGGCCACGATGGCCGCAGTGCGGGCGGTCGCCCGCTACCTGTCGAAGATCATCGCCGGAAGCTGA
- a CDS encoding PhoH family protein gives MTAEFPHTTPAARTEVLRFGSSDEMVRILGPHDEALRYVEEQFPAVSIHARGNELTIVGPAAEVPHIRRLFEEISAIAASGATVTTASLEQLVAMLRTQTVASPSDVLTHNILSSRGRTIRPKTANQKEYVDAIDANTVIFGIGPAGTGKTYLAMAKAVQALQHKDVSRIILTRPAVEAGERLGFLPGTLSDKIDPYLRPLYDALHDMMDPESIPRLMAAGTIEVAPLAYMRGRTLNDAFIILDEAQNTTPEQMKMFLTRLGFGSKMVVTGDVTQVDLPTGAASGLRIVQQILQGVEDVNFSVLDASDVVRHRLVGDIVDAYGRWDAKERARAQRRRDQARAQGASSSAGGAPESKLEP, from the coding sequence GTGACCGCGGAGTTCCCGCACACCACCCCTGCGGCCCGCACCGAGGTGCTGCGCTTCGGTTCGAGCGACGAGATGGTGCGTATCCTCGGCCCCCACGACGAAGCCCTGCGGTACGTCGAGGAGCAGTTCCCGGCAGTGTCGATCCACGCGCGGGGCAACGAGCTCACGATCGTGGGCCCGGCCGCCGAAGTCCCGCACATCCGGCGCCTCTTCGAGGAGATCTCGGCCATCGCCGCCAGCGGCGCCACGGTGACCACGGCGTCGCTCGAGCAGCTCGTCGCGATGCTCCGCACCCAGACCGTCGCGAGCCCGTCCGATGTCCTCACGCACAACATCCTCTCGAGCCGGGGCCGGACCATCCGGCCCAAGACGGCCAACCAGAAGGAGTACGTCGACGCGATCGACGCCAACACCGTGATCTTCGGGATCGGTCCGGCCGGCACGGGCAAGACCTATCTCGCGATGGCCAAGGCGGTGCAGGCACTCCAGCACAAGGACGTCAGCCGGATCATCCTGACGCGGCCGGCAGTGGAGGCGGGGGAGCGGCTCGGGTTCCTCCCGGGCACCCTCAGCGACAAGATCGACCCGTACCTGCGCCCCCTGTACGATGCGCTGCACGACATGATGGACCCCGAGTCGATCCCGCGGCTCATGGCCGCCGGCACTATCGAAGTCGCCCCGCTCGCCTACATGCGGGGGCGCACCCTCAACGATGCCTTCATCATCCTCGACGAGGCGCAGAACACCACCCCCGAGCAGATGAAGATGTTCCTCACGCGCCTGGGCTTCGGCTCGAAGATGGTCGTGACGGGGGATGTGACGCAGGTGGACCTGCCGACGGGCGCGGCTTCCGGGCTGCGGATCGTCCAGCAGATCCTCCAGGGGGTCGAGGACGTGAACTTCTCGGTGCTCGATGCCTCCGACGTGGTCCGGCACCGGCTCGTGGGGGACATCGTCGACGCCTACGGGCGGTGGGACGCCAAGGAGCGCGCCCGTGCGCAGCGCCGGCGGGACCAGGCCCGTGCGCAGGGAGCCTCCTCGTCGGCTGGCGGCGCGCCTGAGTCTAAGCTGGAACCGTGA
- a CDS encoding LCP family protein gives MARRADAAPAAPSSARRSGVHHARPNGSAPLRHARPLGRRHLALKIIGGVVALVLVGVIAFAGYWFIRLGSNLHQAPLSAGNATADATNDATDPLQILIIGTDTRSGADAAYGSQADSSGYGNSDVMILMDISGDNKVVSMTSFPRDLMVPIPKCHDPKTNRDFPAQAVGQINSAMAEAGPGCAVDTVNQLTGLKIDHFMVADFNAVKDLSNTIGGVQVCVNAPIDDPASGLKLNAGNNMVQGEQALAFLRSRHGVGDGSDLSRIKSQQEFLASLARKVKSDGTLSDVSKLLSIADTITKNLTVDQGLGSPQTMLTIAGRLKAVDLAKVSFVTVPWEPYTGDPNRVQIKQPDAGALFQALRENRDLTAPAPTQPASAAPSTSSPSTPAPPAYDKSIQPVTVADGSGVAGRSAELVKFLAGQGFTKTTQFTAPPVGATNVYYGANFADVAADVASSLGIPSSQVQQAPNVYGVQVYVGQDFTTGTHYTPKMPDNLVAQTAAQSTCQAAFGQ, from the coding sequence TTGGCTCGACGCGCCGACGCCGCGCCGGCTGCTCCCAGCAGCGCCCGACGCAGCGGCGTGCACCATGCACGCCCGAACGGATCCGCCCCGCTGCGCCATGCGCGTCCCCTCGGGAGGCGGCACCTCGCACTCAAGATCATCGGCGGCGTGGTCGCGCTGGTCCTCGTAGGAGTCATCGCCTTCGCCGGGTACTGGTTCATCCGGCTCGGGTCCAATCTGCACCAGGCCCCACTGAGCGCCGGCAACGCGACGGCCGACGCGACGAACGACGCGACCGACCCGCTGCAGATCCTCATCATCGGCACGGACACCCGCTCCGGCGCCGACGCGGCCTATGGCTCCCAGGCGGACAGCTCCGGGTACGGCAACTCCGACGTGATGATCCTCATGGACATCTCGGGGGACAACAAGGTCGTCTCGATGACGAGCTTCCCGCGCGACCTCATGGTGCCGATCCCGAAGTGCCACGATCCGAAGACGAACCGGGACTTCCCGGCGCAGGCCGTGGGCCAGATCAACTCCGCCATGGCGGAGGCCGGTCCGGGCTGCGCGGTCGACACGGTCAACCAGCTCACGGGCCTGAAGATCGACCACTTCATGGTCGCCGACTTCAACGCCGTCAAGGATCTCTCCAACACGATCGGCGGCGTGCAGGTGTGCGTCAACGCCCCGATCGACGACCCGGCGTCGGGGCTGAAGCTGAACGCGGGGAACAACATGGTCCAGGGCGAGCAGGCGCTGGCCTTCCTGCGCAGCCGCCACGGCGTGGGCGACGGCAGCGACCTGTCCCGCATCAAGTCGCAGCAGGAGTTCCTCGCGTCGCTGGCCCGGAAGGTGAAGTCGGACGGCACCCTCAGCGATGTCTCGAAGCTCCTCTCCATCGCCGACACGATCACCAAGAACCTCACGGTGGACCAGGGGCTCGGCAGCCCCCAGACGATGCTGACCATCGCCGGCCGGCTCAAGGCCGTGGACCTCGCCAAGGTCTCGTTCGTGACCGTGCCGTGGGAGCCCTACACGGGCGACCCCAACCGCGTCCAGATCAAGCAGCCGGACGCGGGAGCGCTCTTCCAGGCCCTCCGGGAGAACCGCGACCTCACGGCGCCCGCGCCGACCCAGCCCGCGAGCGCCGCGCCGTCGACGTCGTCCCCGTCCACCCCCGCCCCGCCCGCCTATGACAAGTCGATCCAGCCCGTGACCGTCGCCGACGGTTCGGGGGTCGCCGGCCGGTCCGCCGAACTCGTGAAGTTCCTCGCCGGGCAGGGCTTCACCAAGACGACCCAGTTCACGGCCCCGCCCGTAGGCGCCACCAATGTCTACTACGGGGCGAACTTCGCGGACGTCGCGGCCGACGTCGCCTCCAGCCTGGGGATCCCCTCGTCCCAGGTCCAGCAGGCACCGAATGTCTACGGCGTGCAGGTCTACGTCGGGCAGGACTTCACGACCGGCACCCACTACACGCCGAAGATGCCGGACAACCTCGTGGCCCAGACCGCAGCGCAGAGCACCTGCCAGGCGGCCTTCGGCCAGTAG
- a CDS encoding 16S rRNA (uracil(1498)-N(3))-methyltransferase produces the protein MSRPLFYVAPGALDGAAPGGTMTVDGAEGRHAVAVRRLGVGEGVDVSDGAGTRAVGTVSRAEGSVLEAVVDTVVHEERPPFRLVLVQALAKGDRDELAAETATELGVDAVVPWQAERSIVRWKGERAQKALAKWRSVVLAAAKQARRAWVPDVEPAVDGGRLAERIAQARLAVVLHEEASESLTGILRGVASGDGEGEILFIVGPEGGISPAELERFVQAGARLALLGPHVLRSSTAGPAALALAGEHLGRWGSRDGR, from the coding sequence ATGTCCCGGCCGCTCTTCTACGTCGCCCCCGGCGCGCTCGACGGCGCGGCCCCGGGAGGCACCATGACCGTGGACGGCGCCGAGGGCCGTCACGCCGTCGCGGTCCGGCGCCTGGGCGTGGGGGAGGGCGTCGATGTCTCGGACGGCGCCGGAACCCGCGCCGTCGGCACCGTCAGCAGGGCCGAGGGCTCCGTGCTCGAGGCGGTCGTCGACACCGTGGTGCACGAGGAGCGCCCTCCCTTCCGGCTCGTGCTCGTCCAGGCGCTGGCGAAGGGAGACCGGGACGAGCTGGCCGCGGAGACGGCGACAGAGCTCGGTGTGGACGCGGTCGTGCCGTGGCAGGCCGAGCGGTCGATCGTGCGGTGGAAGGGCGAGCGGGCCCAGAAGGCGCTCGCGAAGTGGCGCTCGGTGGTCCTCGCGGCAGCCAAGCAGGCCCGCAGGGCCTGGGTGCCGGACGTCGAGCCGGCGGTCGACGGCGGCCGCCTCGCCGAGCGGATCGCGCAGGCGCGGCTCGCGGTGGTGCTCCATGAGGAGGCGAGCGAGTCGCTCACCGGCATCCTGCGGGGCGTGGCCTCTGGGGACGGCGAGGGCGAGATCCTGTTCATCGTCGGCCCGGAGGGCGGCATCAGTCCGGCCGAACTCGAGCGCTTCGTCCAGGCCGGCGCGCGCCTTGCGCTGCTGGGACCGCACGTGCTGCGCTCCTCGACGGCCGGGCCGGCGGCGCTGGCCCTCGCGGGCGAGCACCTCGGCCGGTGGGGGAGCCGGGACGGCCGCTAG
- the dnaJ gene encoding molecular chaperone DnaJ, with translation MSSHYETLGVQTDATPEEIKKAYKKLARKLHPDMNPGEDAADRFKAVTHAYEVLSDPQKRRVYDTTGNENGTDNGFSGGYNGAGFAFQDIFETFFGGGAGQSGPASRVRRGQDALIAVRIELKDAVFGVNKKLEVDTAVVCGRCDGSCCEPGTEPVRCGVCGGSGHIQRPVRSILGQVMTMATCPTCQGFGTEIPSPCNECGGEGRVRSRRSLTVKIPAGVSTGTRIQLAGQGEAGTAGGPSGDLYVEIRVAAHPTFTREGDDLHATLSVPMTAAALGSEMTLETFDGEHSITLRPGSQSGDVVTLHDLGVARLRGSGRGDLLVHVRVETPTKLDAEQEELLRQFAKLRGEQVGEGKLVGSGGMFAKLRDKLGNL, from the coding sequence GTGAGCAGCCACTACGAAACCCTCGGCGTGCAGACCGACGCGACCCCCGAGGAGATCAAGAAGGCCTACAAGAAGCTGGCCCGCAAGCTCCACCCGGACATGAACCCGGGCGAGGACGCCGCGGACCGCTTCAAGGCCGTCACCCACGCCTACGAAGTCCTCTCGGACCCGCAGAAGCGCCGTGTCTATGACACGACGGGCAACGAGAACGGCACCGACAACGGCTTCTCCGGCGGCTACAACGGAGCGGGCTTCGCGTTCCAGGACATCTTCGAGACCTTCTTCGGCGGCGGGGCGGGGCAGTCGGGCCCGGCGTCCCGGGTGCGGCGGGGGCAGGATGCGCTCATCGCCGTCCGGATCGAGCTCAAGGACGCCGTCTTCGGCGTCAACAAGAAGCTCGAGGTCGACACCGCGGTCGTCTGCGGCCGCTGCGACGGATCGTGCTGCGAGCCGGGCACCGAGCCGGTCCGCTGCGGCGTGTGCGGCGGCTCCGGTCACATCCAGCGCCCCGTGCGCTCGATCCTCGGCCAGGTCATGACCATGGCCACGTGCCCCACCTGCCAGGGGTTCGGCACGGAGATCCCCAGCCCGTGCAACGAGTGCGGCGGGGAGGGGCGCGTACGGAGCCGGCGCTCGCTCACGGTCAAGATCCCTGCCGGGGTCTCCACGGGCACCCGCATCCAGCTCGCGGGCCAGGGCGAGGCCGGCACGGCCGGCGGTCCGTCCGGGGACCTCTACGTCGAGATCCGGGTGGCCGCGCACCCGACGTTCACGCGCGAAGGCGACGACCTGCACGCGACCCTCAGCGTCCCCATGACCGCGGCCGCGCTCGGGTCCGAGATGACCCTCGAGACGTTCGACGGCGAGCACAGCATCACCCTGCGTCCCGGGAGCCAGTCGGGTGACGTGGTCACCCTGCATGACCTCGGCGTGGCCCGGCTGCGCGGCTCGGGCCGCGGGGACCTCCTCGTGCACGTGCGGGTCGAGACCCCGACCAAGCTCGACGCCGAGCAGGAGGAACTCCTGCGCCAGTTCGCCAAGCTCCGCGGCGAGCAGGTCGGCGAGGGCAAGCTCGTGGGCAGCGGCGGCATGTTCGCCAAGCTCCGCGACAAGCTCGGCAACCTCTGA